A stretch of the Chlorobiota bacterium genome encodes the following:
- a CDS encoding phosphoribosylformylglycinamidine cyclo-ligase — MEVTYKDSGVDIEKGEEAVKRIKSIVRNTFSPKVVSDIGGFGGLYDVSFLKDFERPILVSSVDGVGTKLKVAFMNNQFNTVGEDLVNHCVNDIAVCGAVPLYFMDYFATGKLNPDVMVSVVEGFSKACIENNCSLIGGETAEMPSMYQDGEFDLAGMIVGVVEHSKMKTGSNSKAGNLLIGLPSTGLHTNGYSLARKVLFPKYSIDDMLPGKDLEIGEALLKVHKSYLNTIQSIIDIDGINAFSHITGGGIEGNTLRVIPKEAKLAIDWNSWERPEIFNLIQREGNVPENDMRSALNLGVGLVIIIEENSFDVVFNKLKLIGESPFLLGKLTCLN; from the coding sequence ATGGAAGTTACTTACAAAGATTCTGGAGTAGATATTGAAAAGGGTGAGGAGGCTGTAAAACGTATTAAATCTATTGTTCGAAATACATTCTCTCCAAAAGTTGTATCTGACATTGGAGGATTTGGTGGGCTTTATGATGTCTCATTTCTTAAAGATTTTGAAAGACCAATTTTAGTCTCATCTGTGGATGGAGTAGGTACAAAATTGAAAGTTGCATTCATGAATAATCAATTTAATACTGTTGGAGAAGATTTAGTGAATCATTGCGTCAATGATATAGCTGTTTGTGGAGCTGTCCCATTATATTTTATGGACTATTTTGCAACAGGCAAACTTAATCCAGATGTTATGGTATCTGTTGTTGAAGGATTTTCAAAAGCTTGTATTGAAAATAATTGTTCATTAATTGGTGGGGAAACTGCTGAAATGCCTTCAATGTATCAAGATGGAGAATTTGATTTGGCAGGTATGATTGTTGGTGTTGTTGAACATAGTAAAATGAAAACCGGATCTAATTCAAAAGCTGGAAATCTATTAATTGGATTACCTTCTACTGGATTACATACCAATGGATACTCTTTAGCTCGTAAAGTACTATTCCCAAAATACAGTATAGATGATATGTTGCCAGGTAAAGATTTAGAAATTGGTGAAGCATTACTAAAAGTACACAAAAGTTATCTTAATACAATTCAATCTATAATTGATATTGATGGAATAAATGCTTTTTCCCACATAACTGGTGGTGGTATTGAAGGGAATACTTTGAGAGTAATTCCAAAAGAGGCGAAACTTGCTATAGATTGGAATTCATGGGAAAGACCAGAGATATTTAATTTAATTCAGAGAGAAGGAAACGTTCCAGAGAATGACATGAGAAGTGCACTAAATCTTGGTGTAGGACTAGTGATAATTATAGAGGAAAATTCGTTTGATGTTGTGTTTAACAAATTAAAACTGATTGGTGAATCTCCTTTTTTATTAGGTAAATTAACTTGCTTAAATTAG
- a CDS encoding DUF1844 domain-containing protein, giving the protein MDSQHFSALIMMLSSQAMMTMGKLKNPVSDTIEKDLLASQFMIDMLESVQKRTKGNLSDEEQKYLDDTLRDLRLNFVVEKNKELSPTNLSIENETTDGIPDNFA; this is encoded by the coding sequence ATGGATTCACAGCACTTCTCCGCATTAATAATGATGTTATCATCTCAAGCAATGATGACAATGGGTAAATTAAAAAATCCAGTTTCAGATACAATTGAAAAAGACTTACTTGCTTCTCAATTTATGATTGATATGTTGGAATCAGTTCAAAAAAGAACCAAAGGAAATCTTTCAGACGAAGAACAAAAGTATCTTGATGACACTTTAAGAGATTTAAGATTAAATTTTGTTGTTGAAAAGAACAAGGAATTATCACCAACTAATTTATCGATTGAAAATGAAACTACTGATGGAATACCAGATAATTTTGCTTAA
- a CDS encoding NAD(+)/NADH kinase, with protein MKIAIFGNPGKETIIEAVNNFTNLLFKRKIDFVISEDLRFVLSSLNLHSELFVDKLSLVDSNVIFTFGGDGTMLSAGRLFAGYDIPIVGINLGRLGFLAEFSLESLDITIDEFLAGTYKTVKRTLLSARFPGLNETENLIALNDIVIDKREEALMLQIETYINGDYIGVYNSDGLIIATPTGSTAYSLAVGGPVIEPSSKVFVIAPIAPHMLTARPLVVSDTSLLSIKVVNSKSVGSISVYADGQEKRTIRFGDEILINKYEKSVYLVKSPQVTYWDVLRAKLLWGREPILNRI; from the coding sequence ATGAAAATTGCAATTTTTGGAAATCCAGGAAAAGAAACCATTATAGAAGCAGTTAATAATTTCACTAATTTACTTTTTAAAAGGAAAATTGATTTTGTAATTAGCGAAGATCTAAGGTTTGTACTTAGTTCATTAAATTTACATTCTGAACTTTTTGTAGATAAATTATCTTTAGTTGATTCTAATGTAATATTTACTTTCGGTGGAGACGGAACTATGCTTTCTGCTGGTAGATTGTTTGCTGGATATGATATTCCTATTGTAGGAATTAATTTAGGTCGATTAGGTTTTCTAGCTGAATTTTCACTCGAAAGCTTAGATATTACTATAGATGAATTTCTAGCTGGGACTTACAAAACTGTAAAGCGTACATTGCTTTCAGCTCGATTCCCAGGCTTAAATGAAACTGAAAATTTGATTGCTTTAAATGATATAGTTATAGATAAAAGGGAAGAAGCTCTAATGCTTCAAATAGAAACTTATATTAATGGCGATTATATTGGTGTTTATAATTCAGATGGTCTGATTATTGCAACTCCTACTGGTTCTACTGCATACTCACTTGCGGTTGGTGGACCTGTAATTGAACCTTCTTCTAAAGTGTTTGTAATTGCTCCTATTGCCCCACATATGCTTACAGCAAGACCTTTGGTTGTTTCAGATACTTCATTGCTTTCAATCAAAGTTGTAAATTCTAAATCTGTTGGAAGTATTTCTGTTTATGCTGATGGGCAAGAAAAAAGAACTATAAGATTTGGAGATGAGATTCTAATAAATAAATACGAAAAAAGTGTTTATTTAGTAAAGAGTCCACAAGTTACTTATTGGGACGTTTTAAGAGCTAAGTTACTTTGGGGAAGAGAACCAATTTTAAATCGAATTTAA
- the mscL gene encoding large conductance mechanosensitive channel protein MscL produces the protein MFKEFKIFINQGNVMDLAVAVLIGGAFGKIITALVDNILLPIVGIVMGGKKVDSLSIIVGEATIKYGLFLQSIFDFLIIAFVIFMIVRQMNKMKKITEISAPSSPTQEELLSEIRDLLKK, from the coding sequence ATGTTTAAAGAATTCAAGATTTTTATCAACCAAGGCAATGTTATGGATTTAGCAGTTGCAGTTCTAATTGGTGGTGCATTTGGTAAAATTATTACAGCTTTAGTTGACAATATTTTATTGCCAATTGTTGGCATTGTTATGGGTGGTAAAAAAGTAGATTCACTGAGTATAATTGTTGGTGAAGCTACTATAAAATATGGTCTATTTCTTCAATCAATTTTTGATTTTTTGATTATTGCATTTGTAATTTTTATGATTGTAAGACAGATGAATAAGATGAAAAAAATTACTGAAATATCTGCTCCAAGTAGTCCAACTCAAGAAGAATTATTAAGTGAAATTCGTGATTTACTTAAAAAATAG
- the amrB gene encoding AmmeMemoRadiSam system protein B, producing the protein MKYTIDSPIPPLRKDLSIYKSNSNFYTIIDDNDYSNIEINFNEKYIEYLQMLDGRLTIIDILLSLDDNQKIFDKVYFLNLINKLEKSLYLFSLNFLDYKYKIDKDYENSDLREMRFAGVSYNADPVELKQQLDGYLGNNLYNSNQKPIGVIAPHIDFRVGGDSYGAVYNAIKLSDAETFIILGTAHKMSYDKFMFCKKDFETPLGIVKTDKEFINQFKNNLSFSITENELSHKTEHSIEFEVVMLKHIFQDREIKIVPILAGSFYEYVESGNKDINLDSELNELYFTLTKTALQLKRKVCYIASSDLSHFGLRFGDLDTANSFLQNVEKNDSCVLSIIEKCDANSFIEFMINCKNKYRVCGIAPIYAMLKSLNPQKANVLSYNYWDDYEHGSGVTFAGIVFY; encoded by the coding sequence ATGAAATATACAATCGATTCTCCAATACCACCTTTAAGAAAAGATTTATCAATATACAAAAGTAATTCAAACTTCTATACTATAATAGATGATAATGATTATTCTAATATAGAAATAAACTTCAATGAAAAGTATATTGAATATCTTCAAATGTTAGATGGTAGGCTAACAATTATTGACATTTTATTGAGTTTAGATGATAATCAAAAAATATTTGATAAAGTCTATTTTTTAAATTTAATTAATAAATTAGAAAAATCATTATACTTATTTAGTTTAAACTTTCTTGATTACAAATATAAAATTGATAAAGATTATGAGAATTCTGATTTACGAGAAATGAGATTCGCAGGTGTTTCTTATAATGCAGATCCTGTTGAATTAAAACAACAATTAGATGGATATTTAGGAAATAATTTATATAATTCAAATCAAAAACCTATTGGAGTAATTGCACCTCATATTGATTTTCGAGTTGGTGGAGATTCTTATGGTGCAGTTTATAATGCAATCAAACTAAGTGATGCTGAAACTTTTATAATTTTAGGAACTGCTCATAAAATGAGTTATGATAAATTTATGTTCTGTAAAAAGGACTTTGAAACTCCTTTAGGTATTGTAAAAACAGATAAAGAATTTATTAATCAGTTTAAAAACAATTTATCATTTTCTATTACTGAAAATGAGTTATCGCATAAAACAGAACATTCAATAGAATTTGAGGTTGTAATGCTGAAACATATTTTTCAAGATAGAGAAATTAAAATTGTACCAATTCTTGCTGGATCTTTTTATGAATATGTGGAATCTGGAAATAAGGATATCAATTTGGATTCAGAATTGAATGAGTTATATTTTACACTTACTAAAACTGCATTGCAATTGAAGAGAAAAGTTTGTTACATTGCAAGTTCAGATTTAAGTCACTTTGGTTTAAGATTCGGTGATTTAGATACAGCAAATTCTTTTTTGCAGAATGTTGAAAAAAATGATTCTTGTGTACTTAGTATAATTGAGAAATGTGATGCAAATAGTTTTATTGAATTTATGATTAATTGTAAAAATAAATATAGAGTTTGTGGAATTGCTCCAATTTACGCAATGTTGAAGTCACTTAATCCACAAAAAGCTAATGTGTTAAGTTATAATTATTGGGATGATTACGAACATGGATCAGGAGTTACTTTTGCTGGAATTGTGTTTTATTGA
- a CDS encoding bifunctional phosphoglucose/phosphomannose isomerase, producing MIEFEELKKIDVSDMFSAIAGFSSYAEEGIEIGAHFPKINIKNINKIVILGMGGSAIGGDLLRSYIHSFSYRNGIDISICRGYVPQNINKNTLVIASSYSGDTEETISAFKVAIKSAGYVIVISTGGTILKLAKRDKFPTIIIPSGLQPRAALALSFFPLLQVLAINQNLFGDEIKNITLNAISETLDLLKKLTKIFSSGSNRNNKAYTLAQKINGKIPVIYSSSDRLDAVNLRFRGQIQENAKSLAFGNLLPEMNHNEINSWQNPVELQNKFVAIFLHDKDDHERVSKRMVITKNIISKSTRSSIDIVSQGNSLIARMFSLILLADWTSYYLALFIGVDPTPVPIIQNLKKKLVD from the coding sequence ATGATAGAGTTTGAAGAGTTAAAAAAAATTGATGTTTCAGATATGTTTTCTGCAATTGCAGGATTTTCTTCATACGCAGAAGAAGGTATAGAAATAGGTGCCCATTTTCCTAAAATCAATATTAAGAATATTAATAAAATAGTAATTTTAGGAATGGGAGGTTCTGCCATAGGTGGAGATTTGCTAAGGAGTTATATTCATTCTTTTAGTTATAGGAATGGAATTGATATATCTATATGCAGAGGATATGTTCCTCAAAATATTAACAAAAATACTTTAGTTATTGCTAGCTCTTATAGTGGTGATACAGAGGAGACAATATCAGCATTTAAAGTTGCTATTAAATCTGCAGGCTATGTTATTGTAATTTCAACCGGTGGTACTATATTAAAATTAGCTAAACGAGATAAATTTCCAACTATAATTATTCCTTCTGGATTACAACCAAGAGCCGCTTTGGCTTTAAGTTTCTTCCCATTACTACAAGTACTTGCTATTAATCAAAATTTGTTTGGTGATGAGATAAAAAATATTACTTTAAATGCTATTTCTGAAACTTTAGATCTGTTAAAAAAATTAACAAAAATATTCTCTTCGGGTTCAAATAGAAATAATAAAGCATATACTTTAGCTCAAAAAATTAATGGAAAAATACCAGTTATTTATTCTTCTTCAGATAGATTAGATGCTGTTAATTTAAGGTTTAGAGGTCAAATTCAAGAGAATGCAAAATCATTAGCATTTGGGAATTTATTGCCTGAAATGAATCATAATGAAATTAATAGTTGGCAAAACCCTGTTGAATTGCAGAATAAATTTGTAGCAATTTTTCTTCATGACAAAGATGATCATGAAAGAGTTTCAAAAAGAATGGTAATTACTAAAAATATTATATCAAAAAGTACTAGAAGTTCTATAGATATTGTTTCTCAAGGGAATTCTTTAATTGCTAGAATGTTCTCTTTAATTTTGTTAGCAGATTGGACAAGTTACTATTTAGCATTATTTATTGGAGTTGACCCAACTCCAGTTCCAATAATACAAAATTTGAAAAAAAAATTAGTTGATTAA
- a CDS encoding NAD-dependent epimerase/dehydratase family protein has protein sequence MKFLVLGGTLFLGRVFVEEALLQGHEITILHRGITNKGLFDNRVNEIFCDRNLNLKNAIIQNYDVVLDTSAYLPNTVLNSVNFLKSKVDKYIFVSSVSVYKDFAIEEIDESYGVGKIELDNSVQLTNESYGPLKALCENVVLDNFHDNSLIIRPGLIVGRYDPTDRFSYWVNRIANIKSNDMNRVLIPEVNNFNVQFISATDLSKWIIKSSENNLIGTYNATGPKPNLTFLNLLSICAKIGGTNPEYFLASNKFLNEKNVQPWIDLPLYIGDDELYKGFSKININKAISNGLEFSSTEDIITDTLNYINGLEGNYKFKTGLELSRENDLIELLTKS, from the coding sequence ATGAAATTTTTAGTTTTAGGTGGTACTTTGTTCTTAGGTCGGGTTTTTGTTGAAGAAGCCTTACTCCAAGGTCATGAAATTACAATACTTCATAGGGGTATCACTAACAAAGGGCTGTTTGATAATCGAGTTAATGAAATTTTTTGTGATAGGAACTTGAACCTAAAAAATGCAATTATTCAAAATTATGATGTAGTATTAGATACTTCAGCTTATTTACCAAATACTGTTCTAAATTCTGTTAATTTTTTGAAATCAAAAGTTGACAAATATATTTTTGTATCATCTGTTTCTGTTTATAAAGACTTTGCCATTGAAGAAATAGATGAATCTTATGGAGTTGGAAAAATTGAACTTGATAATTCTGTTCAACTGACTAACGAAAGTTACGGACCATTAAAAGCACTTTGTGAAAATGTAGTATTAGATAATTTTCATGATAATTCACTTATTATCAGACCAGGTCTAATTGTTGGTAGATACGATCCAACTGATAGATTTAGTTATTGGGTTAACAGAATTGCTAACATCAAAAGTAATGATATGAATAGAGTATTAATTCCAGAAGTAAATAATTTCAATGTTCAATTTATTTCTGCAACTGACCTATCTAAATGGATAATAAAATCATCAGAAAATAATTTAATAGGTACTTATAATGCAACAGGTCCAAAGCCAAATTTAACATTTTTAAATTTGCTAAGTATCTGTGCTAAAATTGGTGGTACTAATCCTGAATATTTTTTAGCGAGCAATAAATTTTTAAATGAAAAAAATGTTCAACCTTGGATAGATTTACCACTTTATATTGGCGATGATGAATTGTATAAAGGATTTTCAAAAATAAATATAAATAAAGCAATTTCAAATGGATTAGAGTTTAGTTCAACAGAAGATATAATAACTGATACATTAAATTATATAAATGGATTAGAGGGAAATTATAAATTTAAAACAGGTTTAGAATTGTCTCGAGAAAATGATTTAATTGAACTTTTAACTAAAAGTTAA
- a CDS encoding bi-domain-containing oxidoreductase, with translation MLQSIQYQKTGELSVKELPAPKVRRGSILVRTEASLISAGTERTSISTAQSSMLEKARTRPDLVKQVFDMAKREGLWSTLEKVRSKLDSYKTQGYSASGVVVESGCDEFAVGDRVACAGSGGNHAEINIVPKNLAIKIPDEVSFEDASFTTLGSIALQGVRQAKINLGENVAVVGLGLIGQITVQLLKAAGCRVIGFDINKKQFDLAKEFGADFVALSDENSVALAESFSRGVGLDAVIITTSTSSNAPMEFALNATRKKGRIVVVGVTGMNIPRSPFYEKELEITISCSYGPGRYDSTYEEDGNDYPVAYVRWTEKRNMEAIIDLIAQKKLNVQRIITHRIPITEAEKAYDLITGKIDEAYLGIILQYPNRGELATARSVWIGSHGKPIHSGFVGIGFIGAGSFAQSYLLPTVKKSGARLVAVNTSTPVNARSVAEKYGFEIAVTDASEVLNNSNISGVFIATRHDSHGRYVKNALELGKQVFVEKPLCISYQELEEIRVIAELKNDRVMVGFNRRFSDPLIDMKNHFSNCIEPFTMTYRVNAGFLKLEFWTQHELQGGRIIGEGCHFIDCMQYICGARPISVYANCISSSNSQVKNNDTVSMIIKFSDGSIGNLIYLANGDPSVSKEYFEVFGSGRTAIMDNFKSLKLYKDRKIKEKKYNGDKGHANEVYKTLYAMRNGSPMPIEFDSLYNTTLITIAAMESLATGAVITL, from the coding sequence TTGTTACAATCAATACAATATCAAAAAACTGGTGAGTTATCTGTTAAAGAATTACCTGCTCCAAAAGTTAGAAGAGGTTCAATCTTAGTAAGAACAGAAGCTTCATTAATTTCGGCTGGAACAGAAAGAACTTCTATTTCAACAGCCCAATCATCTATGTTGGAGAAGGCTAGGACAAGGCCAGATCTAGTTAAGCAGGTTTTCGATATGGCTAAAAGAGAAGGTTTATGGTCAACTTTAGAAAAAGTTAGATCTAAACTAGATAGTTATAAAACTCAAGGTTACTCTGCTTCAGGTGTAGTTGTTGAATCTGGTTGTGATGAATTTGCAGTTGGAGATAGGGTTGCTTGTGCTGGATCTGGAGGTAATCATGCTGAAATTAATATTGTACCAAAGAACTTAGCAATTAAAATCCCTGATGAGGTTTCGTTTGAAGATGCTTCATTTACAACTCTAGGTTCTATTGCTTTGCAAGGAGTAAGACAGGCAAAGATAAATTTGGGGGAAAATGTAGCTGTAGTTGGATTAGGATTAATTGGTCAAATTACAGTTCAACTTTTAAAAGCAGCTGGATGTAGAGTTATAGGATTTGATATAAATAAAAAACAATTCGATTTAGCAAAAGAATTTGGAGCAGATTTTGTTGCTTTAAGTGATGAAAATTCAGTTGCTTTAGCTGAAAGTTTTTCACGTGGGGTTGGCCTGGATGCTGTAATTATTACAACAAGTACTAGCTCAAATGCGCCAATGGAATTTGCTTTAAATGCAACTAGAAAAAAAGGTAGAATTGTTGTAGTTGGTGTTACTGGAATGAATATTCCTAGATCACCTTTTTATGAAAAAGAACTTGAAATAACCATTTCTTGTTCATATGGTCCTGGAAGATATGATTCTACATATGAGGAAGATGGTAATGATTATCCAGTTGCTTACGTTAGGTGGACTGAAAAAAGAAACATGGAAGCAATTATTGATTTAATCGCTCAAAAAAAATTAAATGTTCAAAGAATAATTACTCATAGAATCCCAATTACTGAAGCTGAAAAAGCTTATGATTTAATTACTGGAAAAATAGATGAAGCATATTTAGGAATAATTTTACAATATCCAAATAGAGGTGAACTTGCAACTGCAAGATCAGTTTGGATTGGTTCACATGGCAAGCCTATACATAGTGGTTTTGTGGGTATTGGTTTTATTGGAGCTGGTAGTTTTGCTCAAAGTTATTTATTACCAACTGTTAAAAAAAGTGGTGCAAGATTAGTAGCAGTCAATACATCAACCCCAGTGAATGCACGTAGTGTTGCTGAAAAATATGGATTTGAAATTGCAGTTACAGATGCAAGTGAAGTGCTTAATAATTCAAACATCTCAGGTGTGTTTATTGCAACAAGACATGATTCACATGGAAGATATGTAAAGAATGCATTAGAATTAGGTAAGCAAGTTTTTGTAGAAAAACCATTGTGTATTTCATACCAAGAATTAGAAGAAATTCGAGTTATTGCTGAATTGAAAAATGATAGAGTAATGGTTGGATTTAATAGAAGATTTTCTGATCCTTTGATTGATATGAAGAATCATTTTTCAAATTGTATTGAACCATTTACAATGACATATAGAGTTAATGCAGGTTTTTTAAAACTAGAATTTTGGACACAACATGAATTGCAGGGTGGAAGAATTATTGGTGAAGGTTGTCATTTTATAGATTGTATGCAGTATATATGCGGTGCCAGACCTATAAGCGTTTATGCAAATTGTATTAGTTCAAGTAATAGTCAAGTAAAAAATAATGACACTGTTTCTATGATTATAAAATTTTCTGATGGATCTATTGGAAATTTAATTTATTTAGCAAATGGTGATCCAAGTGTCTCTAAGGAATATTTCGAGGTTTTTGGTAGTGGTAGAACAGCAATAATGGATAATTTTAAATCATTAAAATTATATAAAGATAGAAAAATTAAAGAGAAAAAATATAACGGTGACAAAGGACATGCTAACGAAGTTTATAAAACTTTGTATGCTATGCGTAATGGTTCACCTATGCCTATAGAATTTGATTCTTTATATAATACAACCCTAATTACAATTGCTGCAATGGAGTCTCTTGCAACTGGTGCGGTGATAACATTATAG
- a CDS encoding MtnX-like HAD-IB family phosphatase gives MLNRNPINLFIDFDGTISSTDIGDTFLDEFVVREPLHSQLLKGDINVKEFWNSLVSQLIKPITSEALTSFLENISIDSGFALLIELCKKNNIGIIIVSDGLDIYIKKFLELNGINSIPFFANNAEISIDGKLKVSFPRGSESCSCFPALCKRNVLLEFTESDSIVIYVGDGHSDMCAAEHSDIIFAKKHLAKFCNEKRLPHYPFKNLTQVTFQLNNLIIKNKLRNRHKAQLMRNGAYIQE, from the coding sequence ATGCTAAATAGAAATCCTATTAATTTATTTATTGATTTTGATGGTACAATCTCTTCAACAGATATTGGAGATACATTTTTAGATGAGTTTGTTGTTAGAGAACCATTACACTCCCAACTTCTAAAAGGTGATATTAATGTTAAAGAATTTTGGAATTCTTTAGTTTCTCAATTAATCAAACCTATTACCTCAGAGGCTTTAACAAGTTTTCTTGAAAATATTTCTATTGATTCTGGATTTGCATTACTAATAGAATTATGTAAAAAAAATAATATTGGAATTATAATAGTTAGTGATGGTTTAGATATTTACATTAAAAAATTTCTTGAATTAAATGGTATAAATTCAATTCCTTTCTTTGCAAATAATGCTGAAATTTCAATTGATGGAAAACTAAAAGTTAGCTTTCCAAGGGGATCTGAAAGTTGTAGTTGTTTCCCAGCTTTATGTAAACGAAATGTATTGTTAGAGTTTACAGAATCTGATTCAATAGTTATTTATGTTGGCGATGGACATAGTGATATGTGTGCTGCTGAACATTCTGATATTATTTTTGCTAAAAAGCATTTAGCAAAATTTTGTAATGAAAAAAGACTACCTCATTACCCTTTCAAAAATCTTACTCAAGTTACATTTCAATTGAATAACCTAATAATTAAAAACAAACTTCGTAATCGTCATAAAGCTCAGTTAATGAGAAATGGTGCTTATATTCAAGAATAA